The following are from one region of the Aquifex aeolicus VF5 genome:
- a CDS encoding Fic family protein produces MTYQNGVEVLLEEFLDYLTKEETICSLEIEKLKVSIDELEKETDEPRVLQGINYFRTAKEVYQLSRKAYETKEEVVSEALILWIYENLWKGFNVPKGYRKSDMVIFGAKFSPPPPYVVPNLIRTIVNWLRNEKTIDVVKKSIIFHTLFEVIHPFPDGNGRVGRILLNAILVENGLLNVAFRNREKYISALREAEEGAIVVVEKLSRGRKIDYSSITETVEYYGNLNVFDELIRTEMMHSLKVYSNIKQVFLTPEEAAKLLGLKNKDYVRVLIHRGKLKAVKEEGKWKIPLSEVVKNFEHKLKGEEFKLANNLFKGKLSPS; encoded by the coding sequence TCGCTGGAAATAGAAAAGTTAAAAGTTTCTATAGACGAACTTGAGAAAGAAACTGATGAGCCGAGAGTACTTCAAGGGATAAACTATTTCAGAACCGCAAAAGAAGTTTACCAACTTTCACGGAAAGCATATGAAACAAAAGAGGAAGTGGTCTCTGAAGCTTTAATACTATGGATTTATGAAAACCTATGGAAAGGATTTAATGTTCCCAAGGGATATAGAAAAAGTGATATGGTTATTTTCGGTGCAAAATTTAGTCCTCCACCACCATATGTTGTTCCGAACCTTATAAGAACAATAGTAAACTGGCTAAGGAATGAGAAAACAATAGATGTAGTTAAGAAATCTATTATTTTCCACACGCTATTTGAAGTTATACATCCGTTTCCTGACGGCAACGGAAGAGTGGGAAGAATACTTTTGAATGCAATCCTCGTAGAAAACGGACTCTTAAATGTTGCTTTTAGAAATAGAGAGAAATATATCTCCGCCTTGAGAGAAGCTGAAGAGGGAGCTATAGTAGTTGTTGAAAAACTATCAAGAGGAAGAAAAATAGATTATTCATCTATTACAGAAACTGTAGAGTATTACGGAAACTTAAATGTTTTTGATGAACTAATAAGAACCGAGATGATGCACAGCTTGAAGGTATACTCAAATATAAAGCAAGTTTTCTTAACTCCAGAGGAGGCAGCAAAACTTTTAGGTTTAAAGAATAAGGATTACGTAAGAGTTCTAATCCACAGAGGAAAACTAAAAGCAGTTAAGGAAGAAGGTAAGTGGAAGATACCTCTTTCTGAAGTTGTAAAGAACTTTGAACACAAACTGAAAGGAGAAGAATTCAAACTTGCCAATAATTTGTTCAAAGGTAAACTTAGTCCTTCTTAA